The Xiphophorus hellerii strain 12219 chromosome 7, Xiphophorus_hellerii-4.1, whole genome shotgun sequence nucleotide sequence TTTACACTCCAAAGTTAAAGTAGTAATACAGACCTGTTTAAtgaattgtattattatttaaatttatattagcagctttacaacTAAGTGAACCAcatttaattacacacagatgggtGTTTGAAattgtaggtgtgtgtgtgtgtgtgtgtgtgtttagcaCCCCCAGATCCAGAAGAAGTCTCAGTATATAAAGTACCTGTGCTGTGATGACATCAGAACTCTCCAACAATGGATCAACAGTATTCGCATTGCAAAGGTACTGTTTGGATTACAGATGTAACACCTATGTGCTGCGTCTCTAAGCTAGATTACAGACTGGAGACGACAGTCACCTGGGAAGCCATCcacctgttacctagcaacaagtTGACCTTATAGCTATATTATATGCGGTAACTCTGTTTTTACTGGGCCCAGTTCACTTGGTCAGATCTTTCCACTTCCTTCTTTCACATCCATTCAATTCTGGaatggctgaaaacaaaaagaatcaaGCAGCTgcaacggcctagtcaaagtccacatcTCAGCAGGGCTGAAAAGCTTAATAGGACTCTGTAGAAGAAACATCCACAACTCTCAGTGAGCTGAAGCAGCGTTGGACAGGAGAGTGAGGTGGCTCTAAGCTGTAcatgtgtgtttgcgtgtgtgtgtttgtcagtACGGGAAGCAGCTGTACATCAACTTCCAGGAGGCCATGAGGAGGACAGAGGCCGCCTACGATTGGTCTtccctctcttcttcttccATCAAGTCTGGCTCCAGCTCTTCCAGCCTCCCAGGTCTGTCTCAAATCTTTcagtctcaaactccagtcctcagcGTCGCTGTCCTGCTACTTCAGGTGTCTGtgtgcttcagcacacctggctccagtgttagacttagacttagacttagacttgtactttattgatcctttgggaagactccctcagagCTCTTAAGAGCCTGACTGCATGTTGATGAAGAAGAGTAGTTTGATTCAAGCTTGTAAGGGGACAAATGTAAAAGTGGCAGCAGTCTGGCCCCTGAGGAATGCAGTTTGAAACGACTGGTTTAGTCCCAGTAAGCCACGCTGAGCATCATGACCTCATAACGCTGCTGTCGACTCAACCTCTGACCTCCTGGTGAACCCTGCAGAGTCGCAGTCCAACCACTCCAGTCAATCAGACAGCGGCGTGTCAGAGCTGACGTCATCTGGACACACCCGCTCCCAGAGTGTGGTCAGCTCCATCTTCTCTGACGCCTGGAGGAGAGGAACGCAAGGAGAGGTGTgaacacacccacccacacacacacacacacacacacacacacaaaatcatcTTTGGCCatcatttttattctcttccCACAATtccttttctgcttttctaGCAGCGTTTAAAGGTGAAAGGACGAATGATGGTTCCTCTCTGtgtggggggaggaggaggcagTGGAGGttagacaggaagtgatgtaacAAGCATGCGAAGTCTTTAACAGCCTGTCTGTTTGGCATTTGTGTTTGAAGTGAAGACGAACTAAAGCAGCAAACTGGGAATTATGGgaaatctgcaaataaataaaggaagaGGCAGAAATAAAGagtcattatttacaaatacTATATTAAGAATATTATAAAAGGTGCCATACTACAGAGGGTGTATAGGGAAGAATTTTTTACTGTCAGAATTCCCATATTAAAAACCAGAGCATCATATCCCAGCTGAACAGATGCACCATGGGACTAAAGCCAGCTCAGTGTGCCGGCCTCACTGCATTCCCACATGGATAATGAGCGTGTTGCTGCACGGCTTCTCTACTTCCAGATGCTTCAGTGAAACACCAGCGTCCAGATCTGTTCTCAGGAAACGCCAGCAGTTGGCCGTTTTCCACAGCAGACGTTTGTTTGATGGCAGGATGTGTTTGGAATGGGACCGGGGGAGTGATGGCCCAGCTGAACAGAGTTCAGCATGTCCTCTGCTCCGTCCTCACTTCCTGTATTCGCTTGTTGTTCTTTACGGCTCCTCTTGCTGAAACAGGATCTGTTTTCAGAACATCTCCTGTCTCTTAAATCAGGGCTGtccaaactttttcacatcaaaGGGCCAAAAAATGAGTTCTATCTAATTAACACCTGCAAAAATGttattgcaatttttaaaactttgaattgttaagcaaataaactaaacatgcaatattttaatgaaaagaaaaaaacagtcttGAGTTTTGTAAAATTTTCTTATAAAAATTCTACAattttaaagggaaagaaggaCAGAGAGCAGAGGGCAACAGTCTGCCTCTAGACCTGCAGAAAGagtcaaactcattttgatTGTGGGCCTTATTAGGATCATGAACAGTCTCAAAGGGTCAAAGCTGTGTCTGCATTCAATAAgtacttcttaaaatgaaatattgcgCATCTTTTCACTTtgtaatttagatttattttttgcagtcaTAATCACAGATTTTGcagtgctaatttagaaatatctgcaaggaattttgaaatatttgtgcttatGTATGACATTAAATGTGACTTGTTAATCGCCACATCAATCCCACCcagactataacttgacattaaGTACAGCTAAGCTAGCAGTGtagtagaagtaagaaatactgccacctgcaggtgggagttagcctCGCTTGAACCATGgatttgaccatttttgcagaaaaatgcAATGGATTCAAAATGATCAATTAGCATGTAAAAAATGCAGGGACTGGTTGATttgcgtgaatttccacaattGTGGAATCGCAAAAACCTGGAGGGACAAATTCATGTAATTATCAGTAAACAGATAATAATTAAACAATTGATTTGATTGATCAAATAATCTTTAAGCACACAATTGTTATCTTTAAggcaggcatgtccaaagtccggcccgggggccaatcatggcccgcggtcagatttcatacttCATGAAATCTGCATACTTCATGCTtcagtcttataatgtattatttatggcccgcctgcactgtgaaacagaataaataaatcataaaacttgaaactgtaattcctcctttcaccaaatggtggcagtaccactttaatactatcagtctgccttcgtgcagcgaacccctctccgctcatttctgccatggccactgcgaagaaaacaagttaacagtgagggccgccgctttcaagagagatgagaattacaatacttcttcactgaaaatcaaggcaattgtgcttgtctaatttgtgagacggttgccttgtttaaggatttcaacgtaaagagacactaccagactaaacatgctaacacatacaacaagctaacagggagtgaccgtgctgaaaaagtgaagcagctccaagctgcactggcatcacaacagcgattcttcacgcaggcctgagtcaaaagaaaataccaccaaagcaagctacgaagtggccatgttaatagctaaacatggcaaaccttttactgaagatacttttatcaaagactgtgttatgaaaatggtggagaacattttgccctgagaagaagcaagaatttgcgaatgtttgcctggcacgtaagaGTGgggcactgagagttgaggacatgaaattgagtattttgaacgataacatctgtcactatcaacagtgaagagccaaaagaacatttatgcacttggatttatggcacttatttttattaaactcttgagtaagatttggttattactgttgatgttatgaacctgtagatgtgacacaaactattactttctgaaagatattgtaaatgacaagagcaaaattaacttgttttaagatttaataacagacaactttgcattacttataactcctgtttaaaatgttcttgaggcaaagatatttttaaactcatgtaaatttaaggtatttcatacagtttgttcaatgttatctgactctccagatatgaaagaattgcagaatttgtgtttttagagttgttctcatctgcctgagtggcttatatttggtttttttgtcatttgaaagataaagataattgtgacaatgaaaatagttttataacagagtgtatttgcatgaaacttttgtagttaaaaaatgtccgaacaaactattggcccccgggcatcttcacttgatcaaatctggccctctttgcaaaaagtttggacacccctgctttaaggTCTTATTTATGTAGCTCTCTAGAGAGCCACACAAAAAGCTGTGGCGGACCATATCTGGCCCCCAGGCCTTGACTTTAACGCGTGCCTTGAAGGATACCTTAATCTGGATTTCTGCTGAATGAAGACAGTAGGAGCATTATTAACTGCTTATAACCTTCAACCGAATCTTGTTCTCCTCTGTTTGGTTTGATGTCGGATTTCTTGCATCTcgtttgtttttagcaaatcGTACGTTTTATTGTATTCCTCCTCCCTCACCACTTCTCTTCCTCTGACCACAGATGATGAAGATGGATCCCATCAGTAGGCCCATCCCGGTCCAGATCCCCAGCCTCTCCCCCCAGTCTCAGACTCCGCCTTCCCGGAGCAGCTACACCGATGGGCTCGTCCCATCCGAGGACTCCTCCTCTTCTCCGTCCCCGCCCTCGCCCCCTCCCCCACCTCCTCTCGCCATATCCAGTATGGGCCACCAAGGAGCCCCTCCTTCCTCCTACGTGAAGTACAGCACTCTGGCTCGCCTGCAGAGCCAAAACCAGGCTAGAACGCAGCAGGCTGCCGGCGCCGGTACCACTCCCCTTCCCTTGCAGAACTACAACACCCTCCCAGCTTCTTACGGCACCTCTCCGCCatctccccctcctcctcctccacctgtgGCGCCGGCCCCTGGCTCAGCCATGGCTGCCCTAAAGTTCGGTCTGCCAAGCCCCAACTGTCTCCCGCCGCCGCCTCTGCCAGAGGAGGAGGCGCTGGAGCCACACAGCCTCCCAGAGGGCCTGGATGCCAACGGTCTgccccctcctccccctccgGAGCCCCTCCCCAACCCCTGCCCCCAGCTCTCCAACTCAGGCCTGCAGCAGTTCCTGTCACAGAAGTTCCCCAACATGGTGTACGACTTCACCCCCTCAGCGCTGCAGGACGGTTCCCCCGCACCTCTTCCACCTCCCACAGAACTCTCCCCCCCAGCATCCCTACAAGTTCTCCGGCCTCTGTCTCCCAATGCCCCCCCACCCGCTCCTCCCAAAACCTTCTCTGGTGGATTCCCTCCTCTGACCGCCCCAAAACCGTCTggtccttcctccctccctaTCGCCCTCTCCCCGGTGTCCCCCACCCAGCCATTTTCTGGACACTGCCCTGTCAGAAAGCAGCAGAGCTTCTCGACGGGACACTCCCCGAATCAGCCCCCCCCCACACTACCCAAGCAGCACAGCCTCTCCTCCAAGAACCTGGCCATCTctccctctgcctcctcctcatCTGTCTCCATCGCCGCGGCTACCTCCTCTTTGGTCAAACAGATTGTCAATCAGTTCCCAGGAAACACTTCCCCCATACCCCCTTCCAGTTCCGCTCCCCAGTCCCCTCCTGCAGTCAAGGCCAAACCAAAGTGGCAAATCGGGGGCGCTGCAGTGCCACAGTCACCTGAATTCCCCCCACCTCCCCCTGACAGCTCCTTAGGAGACTTTCCTCCTCCGCCCTCTTCCAAGTCGGGTTCCCCCATCAAGAAGTCTCCCTCAACCTCCTCCACGGGGTCTGCCAAGCGTGGGCCTCCCCCAACCCCACAGAGGGCCTCCTCCATGAAAGACCCTCAGGACGAGCGGCCCAAGAAGGTGGAGAGTCTGTTGAGTAAATTTGGTCAGGCCCCCCAGATGGGAACATCGTCGAGCTCCTCCTCAGCAACAGGATCTCCTTCCAAAGACTCCGCTTCCCTTCCGGCACCGCTCCCCAAGCCGGGGAAGCTGAACCTGGCCAACCTGCCTCTGGTCATCCAGGGTCTGCAGAGCGGCCAGCAACATCAGTCTGACTTCCCCTCACCTCCTCCCCCACCTCCTGCCTCCCAGCATCCTCACCTGGACTCATCAGCTGACTTTTTCCCTCCCCCGCCAACCGAATCGGAGCTCTTCCCTCCCCCGCCTCACCCCTCTGAGTTCCATCACCCTCCCAAGGTCGCCGTTGTGAACCCCCAGCCTCAGATGCAGCCTCCTCCGCAGTCGGCAACATCTTCTTTCTCTTCGTCATCAAGGAAGCAAGGCTCACTGAAAAAGGGGGCGATGCCTCCTCTGGCAATGAACCGGCGCAGTAGCAACACGGCTCAGTTCGAAAACACCATCTCACTGCCTCTCTCGCCTCCACCGCTGTCCCAAACCCCACCTCCCTCCCTCTCGTCctactcttcctcctcctcccccataCCCCCTACCTCCCCAAAGTCAGCAGGGCCCGCCTCCCTGGCCTTCAAGCCTCACTTCCTGGAGGACCTGAACCGCACGCTGAAGAGGAAGTCAGTGTCACGCCACGGCTCGCTCACCTCTTCCCACTTGATCCCCTCCTCCAAGATGGAGCCCGTGGGCACAATGGACGACATGGCACTCCTGCCGCCTCCCCCCCCAGAGCTCCTGCCGCAACAGCATCAGCAGGGAGTCCGGGGACACTCTCACACCCTGTCGCGGCACCACGGGCGCTCCCAATCGGCCAAACATGGCAACATCTCAGGCTATGCAACGCTGCGGCGAGGCCCGCCTCCCGCCCCTCCCAAACgggaccaaagcaccaaactgaccAGTGAGTGGTAGGAGACGGTGACTCTGACTGTAGCTCATTGACCAATCAGGTCCCGTTGTTCCTGCGGAGAGGAAAAACGCCCGTCTCTTCTCGGTCTCCTTTGGATTCCAAGCAAGTGGCGAAGCAACTCCTAATCTCAGATTAATCCTCATTATTCCCATCATTACATGTTTAATCCAACATGAGTaacaatttaaatatataaatatgtatatgtatatagtTAGCAAGAGAAAAAATCACCCCTCCAGCTTTTTTCACATATGTGCAGCTTTGCATTGAAACATATGAAAGACTTGAAGTGACGTTTAGCTGCGATGTACCAGGTACTGCATGAACCAAGGAGTCAGGGGAAGGAGCCACGGAGGAGGAAGgtcgatgatgatgatgatgatgatgtgtaTAGAAGTGTATATTGTGAGAGGTGAGGGGGGAAGTGTGTGTGTAGGGGAGGGGCAATCCTAGAGGGAACGTTGCCATTTCTTCcaccctgttttttttttttgcgtgttttttttaatatcaaattatttaatactggaaaaatattgtaataattattttgaattttaagaaGTGGAAGAGGAGAATGAGTTTGACTGGACATGTGACTGTTTTCTACGAGCACCTGCTTTACCATGCTCCCCCTTTCATTTGATCAAACCGCGTTTCGGATGATCTGCTGGTTGGTGAAACTGAACCCTGACGGTTTCCTCCTCCCAACCTGGATCGGTTTCCCACCATCAgagggtttttgtttgttcacaccctttgaactttttcacagttttgtcATGTAACTACAATGGAATACAGGGccatactaataaaaaaaaaagcaattaaattacaagaataaagttataatatgtgtttattctcttaatactatgactttatttgAGTATTATTCTCGTAAATCTTTTCTTggaattttatgactttattctggtaattttattttttaattattttcttggCATGGCCTCAATACTCCATCCTATGTAACACACTCCAGCATGTTCATTAGGATTTATTGTGGCAGACCGAAACACAGTAgtgcataaatgtgaaatagaaggaaaacatggttttcagtttggtttccGAATAAACCGGGTCAGTACATTGTAGAATTACATTTAGATTAATTCAGTAATGTTCTCCACCTTCTTCCTGTATTTTCCTTCATATTGCTCAGTCTGTCTATCTCAACCCATTGACTTGCTTCCCTGATCTTACTGGAGAAAAacagccccacagcatgatgctgcctctaCACAATGTTTCATTATGTCTTCAGGATGATGTGCAGGACTGACTTCTACTTTCTACATTTATCCTTCTACATTTATGCATTCACTTGTGTTAAGTCCAATGTGACCATCTCAAGtgtatttttgtaatgtttacAATATGAAGCAGTTCAAGGGGcg carries:
- the raph1a gene encoding ras-associated and pleckstrin homology domains-containing protein 1a isoform X2; this translates as MDQLSDEEVEVRGEEDEEEEDSDKEDQDLDKMFGAWLGELDKLTQSLDDGRPECPPQQKAPLRQETNMANFSYRFSIYNINEALNQGENVDLNALMADLSSIEQELSTINTKSSSSSSSMARLGLTDTKVRQKPPAGRSSRQQSVGGSGGGVGNSVSGGGGSSGASSSSSSTRASPAGTIRSPSGQQGRPPLASNFSLDDITAQLEKASLSMDEAARQTSSHSLSSASSYTSASVRRPGSSQRQHRRTGSVGTVSEHEVRSFVHSSRSSVTSASGISVNSASSMDSLDSVLRSESDDPQPSEGSGQAHPNTEEEQAAKLKAENIRVALEKIKEAQVKKLVIRVHLSDESSKTMMVDERQTVRQVLDSLLDKSHCGYSPDWSLVETITELQMERIFEDHENLVENLLNWTRDSQNRLMFTERIEKYALFKNPQNYLLGRKETCEMAERNKEALLEECFGGSSVSVPEMEGVLWLKEDGKKSWKKRYFLLRASGIYYVPKGKAKTSRDLVCFLQLDHVNVYLGHDYKSKYKAPTDFCMVLKHPQIQKKSQYIKYLCCDDIRTLQQWINSIRIAKYGKQLYINFQEAMRRTEAAYDWSSLSSSSIKSGSSSSSLPESQSNHSSQSDSGVSELTSSGHTRSQSVVSSIFSDAWRRGTQGEMMKMDPISRPIPVQIPSLSPQSQTPPSRSSYTDGLVPSEDSSSSPSPPSPPPPPPLAISSMGHQGAPPSSYVKYSTLARLQSQNQARTQQAAGAGTTPLPLQNYNTLPASYGTSPPSPPPPPPPVAPAPGSAMAALKFGLPSPNCLPPPPLPEEEALEPHSLPEGLDANGLPPPPPPEPLPNPCPQLSNSGLQQFLSQKFPNMVYDFTPSALQDGSPAPLPPPTELSPPASLQVLRPLSPNAPPPAPPKTFSGGFPPLTAPKPSGPSSLPIALSPVSPTQPFSGHCPVRKQQSFSTGHSPNQPPPTLPKQHSLSSKNLAISPSASSSSVSIAAATSSLVKQIVNQFPGNTSPIPPSSSAPQSPPAVKAKPKWQIGGAAVPQSPEFPPPPPDSSLGDFPPPPSSKSGSPIKKSPSTSSTGSAKRGPPPTPQRASSMKDPQDERPKKVESLLSKFGQAPQMGTSSSSSSATGSPSKDSASLPAPLPKPGKLNLANLPLVIQGLQSGQQHQSDFPSPPPPPPASQHPHLDSSADFFPPPPTESELFPPPPHPSEFHHPPKVAVVNPQPQMQPPPQSATSSFSSSSRKQGSLKKGAMPPLAMNRRSSNTAQFENTISLPLSPPPLSQTPPPSLSSYSSSSSPIPPTSPKSAGPASLAFKPHFLEDLNRTLKRKSVSRHGSLTSSHLIPSSKMEPVGTMDDMALLPPPPPELLPQQHQQGVRGHSHTLSRHHGRSQSAKHGNISGYATLRRGPPPAPPKRDQSTKLTSEW
- the raph1a gene encoding ras-associated and pleckstrin homology domains-containing protein 1a isoform X1, giving the protein MDQLSDEEVEVRGEEDEEEEDSDKEDQDLDKMFGAWLGELDKLTQSLDDGRPECPPQQKAPLRQETNMANFSYRFSIYNINEALNQGENVDLNALMADLSSIEQELSTINTKSSSSSSSMARLGLTDTKVRQKPPAGRSSRQQSVGGSGGGVGNSVSGGGGSSGASSSSSSTRASPAGTIRSPSGQQGRPPLASNFSLDDITAQLEKASLSMDEAARQTSSHSLSSASSYTSASVRRPGSSQRQHRRTGSVGTVSEHEVRSFVHSSRSSVTSASGISVNSASSMDSLDSVLRSESDDPQPSEGSGQAHPNTEHSYLDRETSLILRNIAGKPPHLLTKEEQAAKLKAENIRVALEKIKEAQVKKLVIRVHLSDESSKTMMVDERQTVRQVLDSLLDKSHCGYSPDWSLVETITELQMERIFEDHENLVENLLNWTRDSQNRLMFTERIEKYALFKNPQNYLLGRKETCEMAERNKEALLEECFGGSSVSVPEMEGVLWLKEDGKKSWKKRYFLLRASGIYYVPKGKAKTSRDLVCFLQLDHVNVYLGHDYKSKYKAPTDFCMVLKHPQIQKKSQYIKYLCCDDIRTLQQWINSIRIAKYGKQLYINFQEAMRRTEAAYDWSSLSSSSIKSGSSSSSLPESQSNHSSQSDSGVSELTSSGHTRSQSVVSSIFSDAWRRGTQGEMMKMDPISRPIPVQIPSLSPQSQTPPSRSSYTDGLVPSEDSSSSPSPPSPPPPPPLAISSMGHQGAPPSSYVKYSTLARLQSQNQARTQQAAGAGTTPLPLQNYNTLPASYGTSPPSPPPPPPPVAPAPGSAMAALKFGLPSPNCLPPPPLPEEEALEPHSLPEGLDANGLPPPPPPEPLPNPCPQLSNSGLQQFLSQKFPNMVYDFTPSALQDGSPAPLPPPTELSPPASLQVLRPLSPNAPPPAPPKTFSGGFPPLTAPKPSGPSSLPIALSPVSPTQPFSGHCPVRKQQSFSTGHSPNQPPPTLPKQHSLSSKNLAISPSASSSSVSIAAATSSLVKQIVNQFPGNTSPIPPSSSAPQSPPAVKAKPKWQIGGAAVPQSPEFPPPPPDSSLGDFPPPPSSKSGSPIKKSPSTSSTGSAKRGPPPTPQRASSMKDPQDERPKKVESLLSKFGQAPQMGTSSSSSSATGSPSKDSASLPAPLPKPGKLNLANLPLVIQGLQSGQQHQSDFPSPPPPPPASQHPHLDSSADFFPPPPTESELFPPPPHPSEFHHPPKVAVVNPQPQMQPPPQSATSSFSSSSRKQGSLKKGAMPPLAMNRRSSNTAQFENTISLPLSPPPLSQTPPPSLSSYSSSSSPIPPTSPKSAGPASLAFKPHFLEDLNRTLKRKSVSRHGSLTSSHLIPSSKMEPVGTMDDMALLPPPPPELLPQQHQQGVRGHSHTLSRHHGRSQSAKHGNISGYATLRRGPPPAPPKRDQSTKLTSEW